From the genome of Blautia pseudococcoides, one region includes:
- a CDS encoding TnpV protein, translating to MTEQLKATDQLKWVGLMNMVKAQVEDIFFNELIYCD from the coding sequence ATTACGGAGCAGCTTAAAGCTACCGACCAACTGAAATGGGTTGGACTTATGAATATGGTCAAGGCACAGGTGGAGGATATCTTCTTTAATGAACTGATATATTGTGATTAG
- a CDS encoding AraC family transcriptional regulator, producing MEWLTNLSNAIEYIENNLDKEISYDEAARIECCSTYYFQRMFTYVAGITLADYIRRRRMSQAAFELQRTEKKVVDVAFEYGYSSPTSFNRAFQSVHGITPAAAKSRGSLLNAYPPIKFSVEVTGGSAMSYHIEDKEEMRIVGIRTPLVEDMEENHRNVPEFWNNTLKGAGFSQICGLSTEEPKGILGITVYENPQNFFYYIAAATDAPVPVGMYEYKIPAATWVVFENDGRYKESVQSVFKRFYKEWLLFSGYEYAGLPDIEVYPISDGKAINGYSQVWIAVKKEKEN from the coding sequence ATGGAATGGTTGACAAATTTGAGCAATGCCATAGAGTATATTGAAAATAATTTGGATAAAGAAATCTCTTATGACGAAGCCGCCCGAATTGAGTGCTGCTCGACCTATTATTTTCAACGTATGTTTACCTATGTTGCAGGAATTACATTAGCTGATTATATACGCCGCCGCAGAATGTCGCAGGCTGCTTTTGAGTTGCAGCGTACAGAGAAAAAAGTGGTGGATGTTGCATTTGAATATGGGTACTCGTCCCCAACATCTTTTAACAGAGCATTTCAAAGTGTTCATGGCATTACCCCTGCTGCTGCAAAAAGCAGAGGAAGTCTATTAAATGCGTACCCACCAATCAAGTTTTCGGTTGAAGTCACAGGAGGAAGTGCTATGTCTTATCACATTGAGGACAAAGAAGAAATGCGAATTGTCGGTATCCGTACTCCATTGGTAGAGGATATGGAGGAAAACCACAGGAACGTTCCCGAATTTTGGAATAACACACTTAAAGGAGCAGGGTTTTCACAAATATGCGGTCTTTCCACAGAAGAACCAAAGGGAATTTTGGGTATTACTGTCTACGAAAATCCTCAAAACTTTTTTTACTATATTGCAGCCGCTACCGATGCCCCTGTTCCTGTGGGTATGTACGAATATAAAATCCCTGCGGCAACATGGGTGGTTTTTGAAAATGACGGACGATACAAAGAAAGCGTTCAAAGTGTTTTTAAACGTTTTTATAAAGAATGGTTATTGTTTTCCGGCTATGAATATGCAGGACTACCCGATATTGAGGTATACCCTATTTCAGACGGAAAGGCCATAAACGGTTACTCCCAAGTTTGGATTGCCGTAAAAAAAGAAAAGGAGAATTGA
- a CDS encoding GyrI-like domain-containing protein translates to MNYRVEIKDIEPIRVAYMKYVGVATEANKVFPNVFKSIMGKANGAPLFSYLSMNQETKVAEMELCVPTEMMPNGNGVEVKELPRIKAVCLTHVGSYETLFHAYAAIDEYAKENKLILAPPFREVFIKGPGMLIKGNLGKYITEVQFPIMEE, encoded by the coding sequence ATGAATTATCGAGTTGAAATCAAAGATATTGAGCCTATTCGTGTGGCTTATATGAAGTATGTAGGAGTTGCTACCGAAGCAAACAAAGTGTTCCCTAATGTATTCAAGTCTATCATGGGCAAGGCAAATGGAGCACCCTTGTTTAGCTATTTATCCATGAACCAAGAAACAAAGGTCGCTGAAATGGAACTTTGTGTGCCGACAGAAATGATGCCAAACGGAAACGGTGTGGAAGTAAAAGAGCTGCCACGGATAAAGGCGGTTTGCCTTACTCATGTTGGCTCTTATGAAACGCTTTTTCATGCGTATGCTGCCATTGACGAATATGCAAAGGAAAACAAGTTGATATTAGCACCTCCTTTTCGTGAAGTTTTCATTAAAGGTCCGGGAATGCTTATAAAAGGAAATCTCGGCAAGTATATTACAGAGGTGCAGTTTCCCATTATGGAGGAATAA
- a CDS encoding ABC transporter ATP-binding protein, translating into MMYAIEAQNVVKQYKNGVQALNGLNISVKTGEIFSLLGQNGAGKSTLIKILTTYLKPTSGNLIMLGKDIAGQADKVRSEIACVAQQTSIDMHLSLEENMMFQSRLYKIPKAEAKKKMETLIADFGLEQYRKYPVSSYSGGVKRRLDIALNMMTNPKILFLDEPTVGMDIQSRMSMWEMMRKIRDDFGTTVFLTTHYLEEADNLSDTVCIMKDGKDVIQGTPLELRSFIRQDSLQIQFATKSEAQKYLLPLKECFSDKFVFERNTEIIINTKDSHTDMEKGIRFLLEQHIPCNGVQIAQPTLEDVFLRLTAKNEQEECA; encoded by the coding sequence ATGATGTATGCGATTGAAGCTCAAAATGTAGTAAAACAGTATAAAAACGGCGTACAGGCGTTAAACGGTTTGAATATTTCTGTTAAGACGGGCGAAATTTTTTCTTTGTTAGGTCAGAACGGTGCAGGAAAATCCACTTTAATCAAGATATTAACCACCTACTTAAAGCCTACTTCGGGCAATCTTATCATGCTCGGAAAAGATATTGCAGGACAGGCAGACAAGGTACGCTCTGAAATTGCCTGTGTCGCACAGCAAACCTCCATTGACATGCATTTATCCTTAGAGGAAAATATGATGTTTCAAAGCCGACTTTATAAAATCCCCAAAGCAGAAGCAAAAAAGAAAATGGAAACCTTGATTGCGGATTTTGGATTGGAACAATATAGAAAATATCCCGTATCCTCTTATTCCGGCGGTGTAAAAAGGCGGCTTGATATTGCACTAAACATGATGACAAATCCTAAAATTCTATTTTTGGATGAGCCTACCGTTGGGATGGATATTCAATCCCGTATGAGTATGTGGGAAATGATGAGGAAAATCCGTGATGATTTCGGAACAACCGTTTTCCTGACAACTCACTATTTGGAAGAAGCAGATAATCTAAGTGATACCGTCTGCATTATGAAAGACGGAAAAGATGTGATACAAGGTACACCTTTGGAATTACGCTCCTTTATTAGACAGGACAGTTTACAAATTCAGTTTGCCACTAAGTCGGAGGCACAGAAGTATTTATTGCCACTAAAAGAATGTTTTTCTGACAAGTTTGTATTTGAGAGAAATACTGAAATCATCATCAACACGAAGGACAGCCATACTGACATGGAAAAGGGAATCCGCTTTTTGTTAGAGCAGCACATCCCTTGTAATGGTGTTCAAATCGCACAGCCGACTTTAGAAGATGTTTTCTTACGCTTAACTGCTAAAAATGAACAGGAGGAATGTGCATGA
- a CDS encoding ABC transporter permease has protein sequence MSVLTILHRNIKWRFHNAFTIVITILQPMLWLVLYSAIAGQTMQNTGIENYTAFILPGLMVLVSFGTCSSGGIMNYLMKADGSFYRVLIAPIRRSSIVLGQLLEAVLCSFLEVAIMVIVSLFFFVKIPISIPVVFYTVVLVFLSSFFMAGLCYGISLILPNEVMYETVMNAIVLPIFFLSTALFPANSITGALGVAINLNPFTHTMNALRSLILYGEIDIKQIILVMARFVVLGCISFGWAHSRLKKETNL, from the coding sequence ATGAGTGTCTTAACTATTTTGCATAGAAATATTAAGTGGCGGTTTCACAATGCCTTTACCATAGTAATCACCATTTTGCAGCCGATGCTTTGGCTTGTTCTTTATAGTGCCATAGCCGGGCAAACCATGCAAAACACAGGAATTGAAAACTATACCGCTTTTATTTTGCCGGGTCTAATGGTATTGGTTAGCTTTGGCACTTGCAGCAGCGGTGGAATTATGAATTATCTGATGAAAGCAGATGGCAGCTTTTACCGTGTACTTATCGCCCCAATCCGTCGCAGCTCTATTGTATTAGGGCAACTTTTAGAAGCGGTGTTATGTTCGTTTCTTGAAGTGGCAATTATGGTAATTGTAAGCCTGTTCTTTTTTGTGAAAATTCCTATCAGCATCCCAGTGGTTTTTTATACGGTAGTTTTAGTCTTTCTATCATCGTTTTTTATGGCAGGACTATGTTACGGCATTAGCCTTATACTTCCAAATGAAGTAATGTATGAAACAGTGATGAATGCCATTGTACTGCCCATTTTCTTCCTAAGCACGGCATTGTTTCCGGCAAACAGTATTACAGGGGCTTTAGGGGTTGCAATCAACCTAAATCCATTTACCCATACAATGAACGCATTACGCTCTCTCATTTTATATGGAGAAATTGACATAAAACAAATAATTCTTGTGATGGCTCGGTTTGTTGTATTAGGTTGTATCAGCTTTGGATGGGCACACTCCAGATTAAAAAAAGAAACGAACTTATAA
- the ltrA gene encoding group II intron reverse transcriptase/maturase, whose amino-acid sequence MNTNNSKEKVRQLQNKLYLTAKKCDSRRFHALYDKVYRDDVLFEAWKRVKANKGSSGVDGISIENIETMGIEKYLTEIKSELMDGKYKPFPVKRVMIPKPDGSERPLGIPTVKDRIVQMATKIAIEPVFEADFRDCSYGFRPKRSAKQALEVVRKACNNKGYYVVDADIEKFFDNVNQDKLMLLVEQRISDRRILKLIRQWLKSGILYGNILTVSELGTAQGSVISPLLANIYLNTLDRLWEKYGLTHGILVRYADDTVVICKNKKSANHALNLLQYIMGKLDLKIHPVKTKIVSMWDGKEGFDFLGMHHRRMTTETSKGQLYKETYQYPSKKAMKKMKAEIKRNVNNRCMLVAKEEDLIKNLNPKITGWKNYYSTKTNEKWMLALDWYIICTFTRWYNKKHQRRNHMSKVGFVRKSICEKGLKKMASA is encoded by the coding sequence ATGAATACTAACAACTCCAAAGAAAAAGTTCGACAACTTCAAAACAAACTATATCTGACAGCCAAGAAATGTGATAGCCGAAGATTCCATGCACTATACGATAAAGTATATCGGGATGATGTGCTTTTCGAAGCATGGAAACGAGTAAAAGCTAACAAAGGTTCTAGTGGTGTAGATGGTATCAGTATCGAAAATATTGAGACGATGGGGATTGAGAAATACCTAACAGAAATCAAATCGGAACTGATGGATGGAAAATACAAACCATTCCCAGTAAAACGTGTCATGATACCAAAACCAGACGGAAGTGAAAGACCACTTGGAATACCAACGGTTAAGGACAGAATTGTGCAGATGGCTACAAAGATAGCGATAGAGCCAGTATTCGAAGCTGACTTTAGAGATTGTTCCTATGGATTCAGACCAAAAAGAAGTGCAAAACAAGCACTAGAGGTGGTAAGAAAAGCATGTAACAACAAAGGCTATTATGTAGTAGATGCAGATATCGAAAAGTTCTTTGATAACGTAAACCAAGATAAACTGATGTTGCTTGTGGAACAACGCATATCGGACAGAAGAATTCTGAAACTGATAAGACAGTGGCTTAAGTCAGGGATACTGTATGGAAATATCCTAACAGTCTCTGAATTAGGAACAGCCCAAGGTTCGGTGATATCTCCGTTACTGGCAAATATCTACCTAAATACACTAGACAGACTATGGGAAAAGTATGGACTTACTCATGGAATTCTTGTAAGGTACGCAGATGACACAGTGGTTATCTGTAAGAACAAGAAAAGTGCAAATCATGCACTGAATCTGCTTCAATACATCATGGGAAAACTGGATTTAAAGATACATCCAGTGAAAACAAAAATTGTCAGTATGTGGGATGGTAAAGAAGGATTTGATTTTCTTGGTATGCACCACAGAAGAATGACAACGGAAACAAGCAAAGGGCAACTGTATAAAGAAACATACCAGTACCCAAGCAAAAAAGCCATGAAGAAGATGAAAGCAGAAATCAAAAGGAATGTTAATAACCGATGCATGCTGGTTGCAAAGGAAGAAGATTTAATTAAAAATCTAAATCCGAAAATCACAGGATGGAAGAATTATTATTCAACCAAAACTAACGAAAAATGGATGCTGGCACTGGATTGGTATATTATCTGCACCTTTACAAGATGGTATAACAAGAAACACCAAAGACGAAATCATATGTCTAAGGTAGGCTTTGTTAGAAAAAGTATTTGCGAAAAAGGACTAAAGAAAATGGCTAGCGCATGA